The genomic window TCGGTACTTGTAGTTGAATTCCAAAGTCAATTCATTTCATGCGCGAGAAGTGGATGTACTTGAAATTTCTGGAGTTATTTCCTACCTAATGTAAACGAATTGAGTTATGCTAAATTTGGAATATcccaattaaaaaaaaaaaaaaaaaatacgtctcTACCCATTTctccaaatttctttcgttgaCTGATGCAAGCTTGAGTGGGAATTTTGCTCCCCTGCGAAGTAATAAATATCCACTATACAAATATAAAACATATCTGCTGCATAATTAGTTTTGCAAGCAACAGGATGATGGCAAAGtatgtgtttaaaaaaaattaaaataattcatattcaattctTTTGGTATAGTAATATATTCTTTCATCCAGTACGGAGCAAAACCAAATTATAAgcatatataaattatattaaacatgaattttaattattaatcgTAATACCGGTTCGCTATTCAGCTCATCggcgaaaatgaaaattttgaaaccgaAAGGACAAGTTTTTTACCCGCAAGATTATAAGGATTACAGGAGAACGCAGGTAAAACCTAATACCGCAGGTTAGTACCAAACAAGTATTGATCAAAAATCTTTCAGCCAGGTCACAAGTAGGTGAATTAAATATTGAATCAATCGATTAGGAATTATAAGTATATTAAACCAATAATACAATCAAATCTTTTGTCAATTTGTAAAACAAATTACCGTTTGTTACGTAGCTTGCGAGAAACGGTTAAACTTGTCCCTGAGCCCTCCGCCGCCTTATTGGCTGATGCTAATCCTCAGGAGCCAATCGCAGGGTGCTTAATAGAATGTTGACGAATGAAGAGCGAGATCTCACGTCAGTGTTTGGAAACTGGAGTCAGGATTAGCGTTCTTAGTTGTATGACTGTAACCTTGGGACTTGGAAATAAACACATTATTTCCAAGAGATACttgtaatttaattaaataagcAGCAGTGCCGTAACTAGGCGTaatcaaattcgaaaatggtaAGAATTCACCGATACCTCGAATTACATGttcttgtaattattttaaactCGCTCTGTCATCACGCCCGtacataacctcaaaaataatgtataccTCTTTTCAGGACGTATTCCTCATGATCAGGCGAAAGAAAACGACGATTTTCACAGACGCTAAAGACAACACTACCGTTcttgaattaaaaaagatCATAGAAGGTGagctgaaatatattttcaaccattATGATCTCATGTATGGACCTTGTCGGTGAGTGTCTGAATCAGTTGTTGAAATAATCTTTTCAAATCCTATTCGATGATGCTTAAGTCATTTGCATATATCTGCAAATCTGTGGTGACTTCGATACTTTCTAAACGTGTATTTCGTAAAGCTGAATTAATTCGCCTCTCCAGCAGATCACCAACTGTTGTTTAAGCTACTCTAAACCAATTTTAGGTATACTGAAGATTGCTCCGGCGAATCAACAACTCTACAGCAAAGACAATGTCATCATGTCCGATAACAAATTTTTGTCGGATTACGGAATGACGTCGGCAGTGGCAAAAGCACAATGCCCTGCTCTGGTTGCTTTAGCCCTACGCCAAGAAGGGGGTCAGTTTGAACCTCTTGAAATGACACCTTACTCGTTACCACCTGATCTCCCTGATGTAATGAAATCCCAGGAAGCCAACGGCAAAGAACAAACTCCGTGAAACTCGCCAATTTGTCCTCAACTAACCAACGATTGAGTATATTGATAAATTCATTAGCGATGTTTTCTAGGATTATCACAGGCATTGGAGAGAGTTCACTCTGGAGCTGGCTGTAACTGTTGACTGTAATTATTATGTCCTTGTGATcaatagatattttttcattgtttactAGATTTTCAGTATTCTAAAGTTTTCAGCCTGATGATAACTGATAGTGAGTACTAAACAATCGGATGATTTGATAaagagtttttctttttaaagagtattttcatttctgaGCTAGGTATGTCCTTTATTCTCATGATTCATCGTACTAAGAAACAATCGAAAGAGTTATTCTGAGTTCTCAGTATAAGATCTTTGATCTTACGTGAGTAATCATGTGCTgccgaaataaattttctatgcCTATTCTTCATTTGTGATTTCAAGCTTTCCACCATGGAATTTTTTACCTCATTTCATAATGTTTTAATTCCAATAGAACCGCCTTCTTCCAGAGCAATGGAATATTACAGACTAGTTTCATCGGCTTCTTCAgcaaattaattgttaatcGAGATATTCAAAGTATATTTAAACTGTTTGATTTTGAATGTTCCCTAATCTTAAAAACCTGCTAAGTCAATTTCTCATCTTTTCAAGGTTTATCATTaatatgtatttaaatataaataattatgaatacgaAACACTGGTCGTTGAGACGTATATGCAGGGCATATGCTGTTTTATCGCCCTAATCTCACTCTCCTTTGCCTGTGAAGGGTGCTGAGTAACTACATTATACAAAACTAATAATTACTACTAATCTTGACTTCCATTGCGAAGACATTGAAGAAGTAGGaaacagatttaaaaaaattcatttattatttttcattccctttCATAAATGATCATGCAATCATACAAAGGAACTTGATACCTTTAGGAATACTTGAAACCGCAAGATTTGTGAAAGTACGGTAATTAATCTGTACCATAATGGAGAGAGGATAGTTGTATCAtcatctttgattttttttgtctattaAATGCATTAGCACATCTAAAATTCATccacaaatttgaatttaaatttgttACTCACACAGTACAAATGTTAcacttttttcgattcaatCCAGAGTATAACACACCAAGTCCAgcagataaataaatttcctaCACCCGCTAATGCACGCCTagtaaataatgataaaaaaatgtactattttataaaattaaatattagtTTTATTCAGTTGTATTTTGATTGATATGCTCATTTGGCACGATCTTGTTGGCAACTTCGTTAATTATCGCGTACTACCATAATTCAtgtctcgattttttttttttcaaatctcaatgattaattatgtgatattttgaaatttaatatgaAATCTTCGTAATATTCTGTTCTGTTATAAACTcctaatatttttaatttatgaaaaaataaatggtatGGTTAGCATAAGTTAGTTTTATCTCTTGTAGCTTATTATTATAGTATATACATAACCCCATCTTAAGCAATGTAAGCACTGTCTAGGAAGCTTAAAGTTTTTCATGTTTGATAAATCGTACCGCTACTCGGTATGGAGTCGCAAATGTTttttgtacatacgtatacgtaatACCTGATAAATGCTACTCGATACAAcaattgcgcgaaaaatgaaatttcggaTTCCGGAATAGAATACAATTGATATTTGAACACAATCTGACAAAACAATGTTATTCTTCCACCTCTCCTCAGCGGCTTAATTGTGACAGGACTTGgaacaatttcttttcaagtaattttctTTCCCCACAGTCAGATTGGCAGTTGGACAATTTAACTGTTGCACAAATTACCTAGAGAACGAAAAAACCAGCCGCCGCTAAAATAATTCTAAACCTTATAGGCTACTCACACCGTTGTATTATTCTGTACGTAATTGCTCAATAATTGCTCAGTTTTTTGTCTCTACTTTGATCGCTTCAAATTCTTGTGAATGATaagtgaataataaaattgttaaagtACTGAGACGTTCCAGTTGCCCGTTTGGTCTGTTTTTGAACGcagaattaatttattatttaatttctcgTTGAAAAGACAGACATTCCGAGGTTGCAGCAGAAAAGCTGGGTAGCTAGATATGAATTtgcaaaatgatttttttatttttcattcccaaatttttaaatctgtcAGCGAAGCAGTAACTGGCAAACCGTCATACACCATTCTCTGATATGTGAAATTCGGTCGTTAATACAGCGGTTACAGCGCGAATAATACCGAAACAAACGCTAGCGCGCCTCGCGTACGTCATTTGGGTCATTTCACGTTTGGCCGGCGCTCGGGGAACATCGCAGACGAACGTcgcgtaattttttaaaaattattcagtgaGTACGTTGTGATTCAAGTGAGTGAATTTTACGAAAGTGATGTTCGGTGATCAATGCGCGTAGTGGAGGAAATATTAAATCACAGTGCGTTATTCGACACAAAAATAGGAACCTGAAAATACAAGGTATGTGTACATGCTTTTCGAATTTTTAGAATGTCGTTAGTTTATTTAAATACGTTCTTGTTTACAAATGACGTGCTGTTGGAGAATTTTCAATGGCATTTTAACATAATTTCCAAGGTTTTTTCACTGGGAAGTGTAATAAAATCgatttgttaaatattttgcaataCGATTAAGCTACCCTCGGTCACCTATATAGTTGATGCCACTGGTTGGTGTAGTTAGATGTATTTGATGCATTGATAAACGCTACCTACAAAATGTAGAGAGCACTGATCTGGATGTATGCTTCTGACCATTTTTGTCGTAGTAGATCCGAACGCTATGTGCCGTATAATCGACGCTTGTCAACGTTTTTACCGGGAAAAATTAAGTTGAAACACCTTTTATTATCTCTCCGCGTCACGCGCGACGTCACGTCGCCGGTCGCTGTATGCATGAAAATTGCCGGTAGTACAAAATTTTCGTAATGTTTGTAACGTGCTACGTTTCTCCAATAATTTAATGTGGAATAAGTATTATGTACCGTTTGACGatgaacaattgaaaaatgtctATGCTGCGTGAAAGGCCGTTCGTAAAAGCTGCGATTTATGTTACGTTACTTTGAGCCCAGTGCCAAGCAGAGAATTGAATATTAAGAGGTTACGATGACTTCGGAACTTTCGACCAGCGCTAAATGCAAGGAACATTTAATATGGAGAATGTTTATGGCCATAGTGACCAGCGTCTGTgtacaatttatatttatgaCCTTCGTCATACTGATAGTAAATTTCCGAATAATGCATCCGCTGACATGGATCATAAATACGTGGAATGCAGTAACGTGCTTCCGGACTTGGAGTTACTTCCTTATTTTAGCCACGGTGATATTCCTGCAGGGTGTGATATGCAGTAAGGATTACTTAACACCTCCCGTCTATCGAAAAAGCAGATTCTCGATCGTCTGTAACATGTTCAAACCACACAATTTGCTTGTTGGAGGATTGCACATATTAGTCGGTGGCGTGCTAGTCTGGCTTCATTTATCCCTGCAGGATGAACGCCTTGGTTTGCTGACCGTTAATTGCGACGGAGAAGAAACATGCCTCGttgaagaaaactttttcctACTGCTCGGCGGCTTTTGGATCGGCTTTTACTTCTTtgtcaaatcaaattttcatacgaCACATCTACAGTTCCCCATTGTGCCCCGATCGAAGTTCTCTCAAATCAAAGGTGGAATTGGATACCTTCTACCACACGCTGCAATGAACGCCTTGTCACCTGTTCTATGCTTCATATTCTTTTACTATATCGATGGAGGATACTGCAGAGAAACTGTGCTTTCTATTTTCTCTATAAAAATGAAGGATGTACCGCTGGACACACTTTACGGACTGCTAAACATATCTCTGTTCTTTTATACCTGGCTATTCACCACTCTCTTCCTCCTAACAACATACACGATGCATTTGTCATTCGAAGCTCATCTGACACAAAGGATGGTTTTTGACATTGAACAGCAAAGCTTATTTGCCGATCAATCCTCTGGTATGTGTCTTGCGGACGCATTGGCCACCGACCAAGTACCTATCATACAACATTTGGCCTACTACGACTTGGTTACGCTGGCGCAGAAAGAGAAGCCACGCAGATCGATATTATTCACTCTCAGTACTCCAGGCGGTCGTCCATGCAACTGGAATAGTATAGCTGTAAAATGCATGGGGCTGTTGAACAGTTTTACTCTAGAAGTCAACCAAGCATGTGCTACAAATCACAAGTTGTTATCTGGGCCAACTAATACATCAACATCTGGAAAGTTGTCCGAAACGTCTTACCCTTACAAAATGAGAAATTTGACTGCTGCTAGACTCCTTGCGCCAAATTTGGACTCTACGATCCCTCCTCTGCCTAAACAAAACTCTAACGGAGATCTGTTCATCACTCAGTTTCTTAGGAGTAAACGACAGGAATTCATAACATACCTATTATCAGTGCCCATGATCAGATACGTATTTGAAGAGACTTTGGAAGAAAAGATACGTTATATATTCAGGAATGCTCAACCGGTTATATGGGCTGCGGAAGGTATTTCTTCGTTGATTGTGATTTCCCTTAAAGAGGATCAGTATGGGGTAATACAACAAGACTTGCCAACGATCATCAGAACTTTATTATCACTAAAGGAAGCTTTGGATAAATTACACAAGGCtaatatatttgtgaaaaaatcacaGAGTGACGACAAAGAGATAAGGCAAATGATGATGTGCTTAATAAgtacgattaagcgcagtatTTATAGAATTACCACCACATTTAAAGACTATATTGAGGACTTGCCGCTAGAACCAGATATTATAGGACAGCTGCAGAGCTTTCTATCTTATAGAGAGTAAAAAACATGCATTTTCTAAGACTATATTTCATATTTGTAACACACTGTGACTGGaacattttgtttatttttatttttttttgctcaatcactaattttataatatcttTCTGGTTAGCAGATTCGTActatatattgaaaaaatttgccatCCCTAACCATATTACTTCCAACATGAAAttaattctcatttttttatccctGTTTATATTAATGGAACCAATTTACTGATAATTATAGTTTACCTAAAATAATTAAGTAGTGTCTTTATTATTGTTGTGAACAGAATGATTTGTAACTTTTTAAGTTCGAAACTGTTATTATGGGATGAATAAAGTCAAATTGTGCATACTGTGTAAATCTACAGAAGTGTTCTGTGGAATAAAATTGGTATTCTTCTACAAAACTTTTACTGTTTCTTtaacaaaagaaacaaattcGACTTGTTACTCAATTGATATTGAAGAATCAGTTGAAAATGGTACTAATTAAACTAGGTGAAATTTTGATGGAAGGGAGACTATAAAACATCTGGTGGCATTTTAGattgtatgtattttattctatcaACTGGCGTTGAGATGGTGTTTCAacagtaaaaataagaaaatatgtatattgtatgtacATCATTACCTTACACTCTTTTCAAATGCTGCACGACACTGAGATTATAGAATAAGTTATCCCTTAAGGTTGTCCAACTCGCTAATTGCGCTTTTTGTACTTTTGGCAAATACTCGCGCAACTGTTGGTCTGCAGCTATCGTTTCACCGTGTGACTTTAAAAATGCTCCAAGATATGCTTGAGCGAGTTCGAaatcttttttacttttcatcattGAGcgtatcatttttaaaaattgtaacattATTACAATCGATCCTCCGGAGTGTAATGCCAAAGattgtatttcaaaatcaatgGCGCTGGGTCCAAGAGATTTGAACCTTTCGATAACTTCCGAAAAGTCATCCGTCTCACTAGAAAGTTGTAACAATTTGCCAAATACTGTAAGACTATCAAAATTCGTTGGTGTTAATAATTTGCTCGCTTGATCTTTGTCGGTTGCTTCTCCTAAATCAAACTGTACTTCTAGTGACGGGATTGTAGGTAGGAAAAAAGGAGCAGCTGGTGGAGCTTTTGGAGCCTCTTTTggcttgtttctttttttcacaatgtctATGTTTAGTAAATTTTGCCATCTTGAGTTAGCTAAAGATGACATCGTGATTAGCTTAGAGTGGATTTGTTCCGGTGAGACAAATTCGA from Neodiprion lecontei isolate iyNeoLeco1 chromosome 1, iyNeoLeco1.1, whole genome shotgun sequence includes these protein-coding regions:
- the LOC107226360 gene encoding elongin-B — translated: MDVFLMIRRKKTTIFTDAKDNTTVLELKKIIEGILKIAPANQQLYSKDNVIMSDNKFLSDYGMTSAVAKAQCPALVALALRQEGGQFEPLEMTPYSLPPDLPDVMKSQEANGKEQTP
- the LOC107226328 gene encoding nucleoporin NDC1 — protein: MTSELSTSAKCKEHLIWRMFMAIVTSVCVQFIFMTFVILIVNFRIMHPLTWIINTWNAVTCFRTWSYFLILATVIFLQGVICSKDYLTPPVYRKSRFSIVCNMFKPHNLLVGGLHILVGGVLVWLHLSLQDERLGLLTVNCDGEETCLVEENFFLLLGGFWIGFYFFVKSNFHTTHLQFPIVPRSKFSQIKGGIGYLLPHAAMNALSPVLCFIFFYYIDGGYCRETVLSIFSIKMKDVPLDTLYGLLNISLFFYTWLFTTLFLLTTYTMHLSFEAHLTQRMVFDIEQQSLFADQSSGMCLADALATDQVPIIQHLAYYDLVTLAQKEKPRRSILFTLSTPGGRPCNWNSIAVKCMGLLNSFTLEVNQACATNHKLLSGPTNTSTSGKLSETSYPYKMRNLTAARLLAPNLDSTIPPLPKQNSNGDLFITQFLRSKRQEFITYLLSVPMIRYVFEETLEEKIRYIFRNAQPVIWAAEGISSLIVISLKEDQYGVIQQDLPTIIRTLLSLKEALDKLHKANIFVKKSQSDDKEIRQMMMCLISTIKRSIYRITTTFKDYIEDLPLEPDIIGQLQSFLSYRE